In Besnoitia besnoiti strain Bb-Ger1 chromosome I, whole genome shotgun sequence, the genomic window GTCTCCGTTCAGGCGACATGATTCTGATGGACAACACTGTGCGGCACTACGGCTCCCAGCACCCTGCGTCGACTATTCGGCCGCTGATCTACTGCTCGCTCGCCGATCGTCGCATCACGCGAACCCGCGAACCGGTCGGCAAGAAGACGCATTTCTAGTAAGTCGACTGGCGCCTAACTGTCGAGAGGGgcgggcgggcgggggggggggggggggaaaggggggggagagcgagTAATATAACCTGTTGTGTTGTCTCCCCTATAAGGGACGGCCTGAGTGAGCTGcacggcggcctgcgccttcttgtGTATGGCGCCTCGCAGCAACTGGCACCAGTACCCGCGGCTGCCGGTGCGCGCGGAGCcgaagcgagaaagagagcggaaggaggcaggcagcgaagagcgagcgggagaagcaggcggcgacggcgcaagGACGCAGCGCCACGGCGAAGCAAAGGAAGATGATGCGGAGGGCGAAAAAGACCCGGAAAAGAGCCAAGTGGAAAGAGGCGTCGAGGAGACCGAAGGCGGAAGACAACCAGAAGGCGCAAGCGGGGTCGATGGCCAGAAAGGAGCGATGGAAGTGACAGGGGAAGCGGATGGCGGCAaggagagcagcggcggcgacgagagggAGATAACGAAAGTAGAGGCAGAAACCAGCGAAGCAGGGACTGCAGGGGgtgcgaaggagacgcccaccgacagagagacgccagACGTTCCCCTTTATCTTCAGAGAATTCTGGCGTACCGCCGGTCGCTCGGTGTGCGTGAGTGAAAGCCGCAGTACGGGGAGGCGTTTTCTTGCCCGCTTTTGGTAGCTGCCGGGAGTGTATGTGTCCTTCCGGCAGAGTGCGAGGTATGTCGtccagcgaggaaggcgaataTCACAGCGGAGTGAAAGGCACAGAGCGAAGTTGATGGGGGCGGGATGGTGCGGCACATGAGAGCTGGCTGCTTACACTCGTTTTGCGCATCTGTCCCTAAGCGTACCGACGGACTCGCAGTCTGAGCGAGATGTTCGTCGGCCGGTAGGTGGGAGCACAGACGCGCGTGTGTACCTGTCGCGGTGTCTCCCTAAAAGTCTCTGTGTGTGCAGAGTGCGTGAATATGTAGCAGCAGAGATCCACGGATATTCGCTGCTGTCGTGGCTTTTTCAGTGTCCTCCCCTGCTGGCTTTTTCAGTCCTACAGCTGACGAAGGTGTCGGGGGCAGCAGCGGGGCAaggccgcgtctcgcgcctgtGGCGCGTCGGTAGAAAACTGTGCGGTGGGCACGACCGGCGGCGTACTGTGCTACGTTTGCGTTTGTTGCGTAGTTTGTTTTTGGCTCCATCTCGGCTGCCAAGCGATATGAAGTGCGAGATCGCATCTTTGTCAAGTGAACCTAAACGCAGGCCTGACCAGAGCGACACATTTGTTCGCCCACAGGCGGCGTGTGTGCGATTGAAGAAAGGTAGTCGACGGCCCAAGCGACCACAGGCATGCAGCGCCCCTGGTGTGCCGGTCTTCCGCTGCGCACTCCTCGTCCGCTgcttcgctcttctctcccgtTCGTTTCCACTCCTCTACCATCTCCAGTTCTCTCGACACCCTGCCTCTTGCCCTTCGCGGCCGATCGCCTTATCACAGCCACTGCCCCTTTTCATTCAAGTGTATTGTGCCTGAGCCTGGCACGGAACTGCAGCCCCACATCCCACGACCGGCTTCCACTATCATCGTACattatttatgtatatatatttattatgcatacatatatatattaggGCTTTGGGATATTATCtttctatatatatgtatgtgccTCGTCTTGACTTACCGCTTATTATTATTAATGTCCTACGAAGTGGGCATCCTCTGCATCTTTTAGGGGTGACCTGTCGCGCGAAAGTCAGGCGTAGGTTTGGTTCTTTCAGTTAGCCGGCGCCCACCAGGCGCGCCTATCTTCTTGGCGCGGCTACTGTAGATGTGTTCGCTAGTGGCGTATTTCTCCTCAGCAGCGTTTAATCGAGCGACCACAGTAGGCGTGACACTCAAAGCGACTCAATGGGTTTTCTACCCCGATGTCGCGCTCCCCTTCCTATTTTTCGTTTCGCATAGTATGGGCGCAAGAACTCACGGAGACGCACCGAGCTCAGCTCTCGCCAGCTCCAGGGCGGTCGCTGGTggtggcgctgccgctcggcgcagcgcgaaaTGAAGAAAAGCCGACAGGATTTGATCTGAGGCTTCGCTTGTCTCAGAGCAAAGACAAAAACCTAGGTCTCGTCCAGGAAACAGGAACAAGGGAGCGGCCGACAGAAAAGAGAATTACGCCAGTAGTCTCGCTGAAGCGCTCAAGTGTCACGGCTCCCTCtatgtctctctctcgcatcATGAGACTCCTTGATAACGTCGCTGTGCAGCCCTCCGCGACTCCAATCTCCGCGTTCCCGTCGCCACGAGAAAGGAGGCGAATGGGTGAGAGCACTGGGTACGGAGAGGAAATGCGAACCGAGAACTGGTCGCGAAGAGAGGCATGACGGGAAATGGAAGGGACAGGCATGTGAAAGAGCGCGGGAGAGCAAGAAGTCAACAGAGATACGTCCACAGGAAATCTAGGCTATCGGTGTGCGCGGATGCAAGAGGCTGTCCCTCTCGTTATCTGAAATAACCACCCCACGTCGCCACAGCTTGTCTGGCGATGCCTTCGCGTTCGTCGTAACCCTGAGAATCAAACGTCCCTTCCCGTGGAGCCCCTCTAtcctctctccgcagcctccgccctccATCTCGATCCTCCTTacttcgcgccgcctcgacttccgccttctcctctaCTCCTTCTTAATGCTGGTGCGCGGTTCCTGCGTTTggagcaggcgcgggcgagcttCCGGCGGTCGCGAGCGCAATCGGCGAAGGCCCGTTCGagttcgccgcagctgccgccacgGACGCCACTTGGCTCTTCacgctctgcatgcagccgaTGAGTGCGCGCACGCCTTCGCCCCAGTGCTCAATGCgctcgaggagctcctcCCACTGCTGGGTGCCGAACTCGCGCTGCATCGCGGAGctgaaaagagagacaggaaaGAAGACGCAACACGCAGTTTCAAGCGTTGCCCGCGGCCagccctccgccccccccccccccccctctcccctacgcaggcgagagccgcgacgacgacgggtGATAAAAGCTTCTGTAGCTGAGTGTCTCgtgagaggagagacgaTGGGGATCCTCCCCGGCCGGGGCGCCATCccgagaaaagaaaaatcCGCAACACGACGCGATCGTTCTTGGCGTcccgcggacggcgcagcgccgtAAAGGCCCAgcactcgcctctgcgcatgAAAACGAGAACGAAGGAGCCTTTCTTCCTTACCGGacgtggaggacgcgcgccaTCTGGTCGATCTTCGCCTCGACGATGCCCTGACCAATCGCCTGAACCGCAACTTCctcggcggctgcttcgTTGAGCTGCAAGGCTTCGCCGATCGAGCGGATGGAGACTTCCTTCTTGCGGCCCTGAACCAgagaggcgaccgcgaggagacggatCTTCGCGAGGCACTGTTCGTAGTTCAGACCTGCACACATCAACCGAAAAAAAAATACGCGATGAGAGCCGAGTCGAAACCGCAGAGGACggcagacacacagagagcggaagaagtCTCGCGTttcccgtcccccccccctctcccctcaTGAGAGCGGCGTCTGTACACGACACACGAGagccgaagcgcgagaagatAAGGCCCACAGTCGCGTTTCGGGAAACACGCCTGTTCCTCGAGTCGCGCGCGGTATCTGGCGAACACGCGGGAGAGCGCGCAGTCCGCCTTAAGCAGCGGACGCtagaggccgcgcgccgcggcttgctgctgtcgcgcgtcACTCCAGTTgagacggcgcgcctctgcacagATCCCCCCGATGCGAGACGAAGCCCGAGGCtcaggaagcgcgagagaacgGGCCTGCCGTCGCGCGTGAAGGAGTTTTGGTCTGACTGGATCATCGTACCCGCATAACTCCacaccagtgaaccggtttgcGATGgcagtccgccgccgccgccccactGGAATGCGTGCGACAGCTAAAcgtgttggatttcaattTTGCGACGCGTACCATGCTCTTCGAAGACCTGCGGGTGTTTGGCCTTGAAGGCGTCGAGCTCCTTGGGGCCCTGGTTTACGAAGATCTGCAGCAACTCAATcagcgacgcatgcgccgtcttcttcagaTACATCACGGCGTCGAGGTCGAGCAGGCCGTCGAAAACAACTACGTCGGGGAGGCGGATGCTGTCCTCAATGAGCTCCACAGCCGCGGAGATGGTCGCCCTGGAAAAGGAAACGCCGAGGAATAAAAGCGCGCGGAGATGGGGAAAACCCGAGCGaaaacgcagccgcgccgcgcgtcgcaggAGTAGCAGTATCCGCACAAGGCAGTCGATTGCCAGCCCACTCATCAaattatgtatatatatatatatatatatatatatatatatatatatatatatatataaatatgtacatacataGTGTCTGCTGGcacgggcgaggagagcatAGCGATCGGCAtttgcgcgtctgcgtgcgggTCTGATCTGGCGGGAAaccggcgcggacgcgggggCCCTCTGGACCCTCGAGCATCCCAGGCACACCGCGCCCGAGTGAGCAGAGGCGTCCTGATAGGGGCACAATGAATCCCCAGACtcccgcacgcgcgcctcgctggatTCACGCCAATTCACCTACGAAAACGCCGCCAGCCGTCGCCGAAGACTCACCCGTTGGAGAGaacttcctccttctcgttCTGGAAGAATTGCACGTGGCGCTTCAAGAAGGGATACGCTTCGTCTCTGAAGGGGAGGTGAGAAAGAAGGCAAGGCGCCGTCACTTTTAAAGCAGGTTagtcgctctgcgcgcgcgaaacGAGGCTGCGCGGTTGCTGTCGACCCCCAGAGCCCTATCGGGAAGGCGCCCCCCCCACAGAGATTCGTTTGGCCGAATCTAAGAGAGGCGCTAGACAGACTAACGCCCTGGGCATTGAACATCCTAGACGcaccgcgcgcaggcgcttgtGAGCACAGAGAGAGGTCCAGATGCAGCACGATCCACGAGAGAGAGTTAACAGACAGAGCGTGTTACGAGAAGGCTCCTGTTGACGCAGGGAAAaaaggctgcgcgcgcatcTTGCGGCAGAAgcgccctcgctcgctgcgctcctTGTTGGGATGCAgacaagaagagaaaaagccgTTACTTCTGCGGCGCACTTACGTCTTCTTCAGTTTCTTCAGTTCGTTCGCCAGGATGAGGAATACCTGGCGCttcgaggagggcggaagGTTCCAGTCCCTCATCCACTCGTTGATCTGACCAGCAAACGCAGCACGCAACTGAAGTCATAACTCTAACCTCGAGAGTAACGGGGAGCTTCCCTGCCACCCCACCTCGCACAGCGATGCCCGAATacacgcatacatacatatacacccgtgcatacacacacacacacaaacatgCATAAACATGTGCACTCACACACATAGGCATGCATAGGTGTATGAAGGACGCCGTCGCGCAACTGGCATCGCTCACGACTAGCGGGGCCGGTGTGCATTGACTTCACCACGCCCGAGAGACTTACGTAGCGGATGTAGGGCAGCATGATGTGGAAGAggttcgtctccgccgcgtaCTCGAGGGTCGCGACGAAGATGGGGAACCGGTAGGGGAAGTTCGGCGGGAAGGCATTGTACAGAGACTGCAGCCTGAGAAGCGCACGCAAAAAAAATAGCGCACGCAGAAAACAAAATCGGccggcatgcatgcgcagccgccAAGCAACCAACAGCGACTACCCAGTCCTCCCCTCAGATGTCAGCCTCGTGCAGACAAGGCGACACATCCGCAGAGGCACCGCCGCACTGCGCTGCGCACGAATGCAGCGCACTCCTCTCCTACCGCGCGCCCAcactccctcccccccccttcccccccacCCCCGAGTTTTCCTGACGCGCTCACGCATCCACGAAGTTTGATAAGAAACTTAAAATGCATATACAAGTGTGTGCGTTATTTCGGTAAGACGCGAGATTGGGGGCGGGACTTACAGACGCAGACGGAACTCCGCCATATCTGTGGAAGCGCGGAAGACCGAGCAAAGCGTGCCTGCCGCCTGACCGGCCTGCTCAACGTTCTCGATGCGGAGGACAACCATAGCGATCAGCAACGTGAAGAACTCCTCGACTTCGTGGACTGCCTCCATGAAGGTCTTCCGGGGCGCCTGCATCCGATCCAGCCACGCAGTGCATTCCAAAATCGCATAAAACTCGCGAACATTGaacaaaaagaaaaacgtTCTCGCTCATGCGTGTGCTGCTACCCTCCACGCATCGCCGCTTGTGCGTGGAACCGACACGCTTcatgcagacgcctcgctcGTACTCCCGTACAGAGACAAGCCCACAATACAAGCGGGCGTTTTCGGCATCTGTCCTTCAGCGGCCTGTCGGCCGTCTCGCGCTTACAGGCTTCTCATTTTTGTCGttctgcgcggcgggaggttgctgctgctggcgagcCTGCGCAAGGTAGTTGAATACCAGCTGGTgctgagagaggaggagctcgaaGAGCTGGAAGTGATCGCGGATTCTCTGCTCTTCAGTCTCTTCGTCCTTTACAAACTGCTCCAAGAACTGCGTGTAGtagctgcgcgtctccgcagagTCCTTCTGATTCATAACTGAAGAGAAACTCACCCACACAACTTCGGTCCAGTGACCGGCctgtaactccgcttcatgCCTCACCTGGTACTTCTTAGCATAGTATGCAGTCACTCAGCCCTCGTTCACGCGTGCCAAACAGGGCACAGCTCCGCAGCTTCACACTCAGCGGCCGCACAGGagacgggcgaggcgagggcgatcACGAGtctcgcggacgcgccggcacactgcagacgcggcgatAACGCCGGCTCGCGCGCAAGTTGCAAAGAGCCTCAATAGAGGACGACAGATCACCGATCTTGAAATAACGACAGAAATCAGAAAGGTAGTTCGTAGCTACCCTAGAAAAATCGATTTCGTCGCAGTGCAGAAaagaggcagagggagaCATTTTCAGTGAGAAAGTGGCAGGATACGCAACAAcacagagagcgaagagcagTCAGCCAGCACGAGGGGGATATAGATGTGAAAGAAGATTCAAAAGgggacagagagaggaaggacaTTCCCGCAGTCACCACAGCAGACGTGTTTAAGGCGTCAGAGGCGGCAAAAGAAAACTCTGCGACATCTGGAAATCTCAGAAAATCTTGTCTCCACTTCTTTCAGAGCAACAGGCGAAGCCTCTGATAGAGAAAAGCAGACAGTACCCCCTCAGAAGCGGCTACCGaccgcagaagagacagacggtGCGACACAACTGGAGAGGCCGCCAGacaggaaggagagaagcggagagaagaaagggcgGCCTCAGATGCGGACTCGCAGCGGGCAGATGAGACGGAGGAAGATGCTACGGTAGAAACGAAAGACAGCaagcgagagacggcgccgacatgtggcgagcgcgtgtctgtctcctgcgagagaagcgaatggaagacgagagaggtGCGCAGGGCGAATGGCAGGTTCAAGCAAGGCTGCGAAGCAAAGatggaagaggagagaagtTGAGGAAGCTTACTTTCCAGCAGCCAGTCGCCAACTGCGACTGCCGAGGCGGTTCCATCGCCGTCAGTGGCCAGGGGGACGAAGGTCGTCATGATTGCGAGCGAAGAGGTAGTCTCTGGAACGACCGGAGACCCGAAGAAAAGTgtggaggaaggcgagacgacggagaggcggggagaggcgaagacgaaggcaaACGATTCAAGGCGGGACGAGGCGACACACGAAACAACAAAAGGGCGACCTCGCAcaaggcaggcgcagaaTTCTCTGTAGCGGCTACGCAGCGTCGGAGGTGGCGAAGCGAGATCGGCTGAGCCGCGGACAGAAGATGAAGAGAAAACAAGAAAAACAGAGGaaacggagaaaaaaaggagagaAGCCCGTGTCGCCCGTAcgacagaagaaaagaagcgaaCAAGGAGACAGACAAAGATACAGAGCGACAGGAGAGCGTGCGTAGACGggaggggcgacgaggagacggtCTGCCCACTCAGgacgggagaagaagacggacAAAAAATGCAGATTTTTCCAGCTTTCGCTCCCGAGTTTCCCCGCCACACAAAGCTCGTGCAACCAAGAAAGTGTGCACATTTTCGCCGGAGCCGCCTTTCGCAGTCTTCGCGAGTCATGCTGCCCTCTTCCCCCACATTATTTTCCGCCGCAACTGCATGCGGCCAGGAACGCGTACTCcgacctcgcgcggctggaaGCAGCGGGACAGGgtcgcgcagcgagagaggctaccgcaggcgcgcctctgcacgcaCAGACAAAAAGAGACACTGCCTGCGTTCAGACAAGAAGCCGTCGTCGCTGAGGCAGTCAGCGTGCGTGCGACAAAGACGAGCAGCTTCTCCAAGAAGGTGGCGTGGGGATGGGGCGTCAGGGGCCTCGAGGGCGAGAGTGAGAACTCGAAAGTTCACGCAGGTCTCGAGTAGTCATCGCCCCTGCGAGAGTGAGAAAGCGCCAGCCTCTAAAAgcgccgacggagacaggcgaggccgctggaGGGCGTGGGCGCCAGGTGCTGCTGGGCTGCGGCGTCCACGCGTGTTAGGCGACTGTGTATCTCTCTGCTTTCAGAGGCTGTCTCGAGTGCTTGGAAGCGGGTGGCGCGAGGTTTTCTTCGGACACCAAGGTCACTGGACAGACAAGTCTAGCGAAGCGGAAAAAGGTTGGTCACCGTCACCTCTGCAGCCCCAGTAGAATACGCGAATCAATATACGCGGCGGGGTCACAGGGAGATATACGTagacatatatgtgtatgtatatatgtatatatacttaCAGGCATAGTTATAGGCGATGCTGTGACGCATTTTGACACTAgggcggcggcacgcgagagGGTCGATACGAGGCGCCCAGGGACTGCACAGCAGCGTAAAGCGAGACGTTCCTTCCTGTTTCAGCTGGCGGTTGGACACGCGTTCGTCTTCAGCGACATACTCTCCAATATTTGCCCACATTTTTCACGGCTCTGAGCAAGCCAACGCGGACGGGTCTAGTCAAAGTCAAAGAAATCCAGAAGCGCGGCGAAATGTGGAGCTCCAAGATCAAGCGCTTCACTCTTGTGACACAGCTCGTTGCTTTAGGGTTTGCGCTCAGGAGCGAGCACGTGCAGTAGAACCTGTTCGCTGCTGGACTGCTCACGCGAAGCTGGCAGTGCGAGTCTCCCTCTCTAGGCTCCCTGCAGAACACAGAAGTCTCATTCTTGTCACCTACGAATGTCTTCTTTGGAGCCCGCAGGGGCGAAGGACACCACGGAGCAACAGCACAGCAGTGAATTGTCGGAAAAACACCATGCGGAGACTGGAGTCGTAGGGGCACCAGCTGCCCTCGTGTTAAACTCTAATTCATATCCTGCAGCGAATTGAAAAGCGCAGGCGTGTGACAGCacgggcgcgcccgcccaACCCTACAGGAGAAAAATGCTGCGGATGTCTACTCCTTGTTGGCAACCTTGCGCAGGGAGAAAATGGGCGTGATAAACTCGTCAAGTCACAGGCGACCAAGGGAGACGGCCTTGGAGGCTAAATACAAAaacggcagacgcagagctcGTCAAGCACTCGTTGGACATGCTTAGCAGCACCCCGGCGAAAAGGTAAAACAGGACCGATCAATATTGGAATGCATCTGAGCAAGACAGTTACAAGGAGACAGGGCTACACACGCATGCTGCAAGGGCCGCGAAGTaaaggcagaggagagggaagcgcggcgagactGGAGCAGGGAGAGAGCAAAGAACTAAATGTGCGCATACATGTTACAAGTTCCACTTCTCAAGAGACGCTAATGGGCGGAAACCCCGCTACGCACTTTCAACTACCCAGGTCACGCTTTGCAGTTTATGGCTTCTGTCTTACAAAAAGAGGCAGCTCGGAGCGGTCGCTGTGAGAGATATCAAAATTGACAGATGGAGGAAATGAGCTGCCCGATAGGTTCGACGGCGTCACAAGCATGTACGCATGTATGAATTAGAGTCTGGGGATGGTGCAGAGGTACACGACGCTTGCGTGTCAACGTGTGTGTCATCCGGAGTGAAAATCTCTGCCTGGGTTGTCGCGTGCGCCGAACTTTAAGACAGTCGAGTTCCAGTTCTGTGAGGCACGGCCATGAAGGAGAATCCATTGACTGATTTTCTTCTGTTCATCTCGTTCTTCTACGTCTTTCTCGGGATTCGCTcccctctccgcctgcgtcaccgctgcagacgcttcctcgctctttcttcctctctcgcctcgagGGCGCTGCCTTCCTACACTGACTACCCTGTCGTTTCCTTTCTAAAGTCCTCCGTTTTTTCCCTGTTTCTCGCTATCTCGCGCCGGGCTCTGTCACGGGTGTTGAACTGATCTATCTGCTTCCTCCATCTGACTCTTCTGGCTTCCCAAACACACGCGTGGGCCTAGCCCGCTCAGACCAGAGTCACATCTGCGAAGTATAAGGGTCCGAAAgagtccgccgcagcggtgTAGGTACACCTCAAAACACCCCTTCGCTCAGGTCGCTTGGCTTGCATGCCGATATCCGTTAGCAAATGCGCTCGGTAAGGTGTTTCAAGGGAAATCCCGCCCGCCGCAAGTGCCCCTGGATTATGAAACTCCCTCTTTGACTAATGCACGCTCATCTACAGCTGAAAGGCTGgtggcggagacaggagtACTCTGACTCTCGAGAGGTCGCGCAGCAAGATTCCTTTTAGGCCTCATGGGCGCGTCAGACAAGCGATCGGAAGTATGCGGTATGAAACACGAGCCGGGGGAGAGACGGAGTCAGAGGCACGACGGCGCGACACTGCCGAGGTTGCGGCCATCTTGTCTGCACACGAATGTCCACACTATGAAGGCGGTCTCGATCTCCCATCCCTAGCAGAATGAGTGGAAATAAAACGTTT contains:
- a CDS encoding PCI domain-containing protein (encoded by transcript BESB_007160); the encoded protein is MTTFVPLATDGDGTASAVAVGDWLLEIMNQKDSAETRSYYTQFLEQFVKDEETEEQRIRDHFQLFELLLSQHQLVFNYLAQARQQQQPPAAQNDKNEKPAPRKTFMEAVHEVEEFFTLLIAMVVLRIENVEQAGQAAGTLCSVFRASTDMAEFRLRLLQSLYNAFPPNFPYRFPIFVATLEYAAETNLFHIMLPYIRYINEWMRDWNLPPSSKRQVFLILANELKKLKKTDEAYPFLKRHVQFFQNEKEEVLSNGATISAAVELIEDSIRLPDVVVFDGLLDLDAVMYLKKTAHASLIELLQIFVNQGPKELDAFKAKHPQVFEEHGLNYEQCLAKIRLLAVASLVQGRKKEVSIRSIGEALQLNEAAAEEVAVQAIGQGIVEAKIDQMARVLHVRSAMQREFGTQQWEELLERIEHWGEGVRALIGCMQSVKSQVASVAAAAANSNGPSPIALATAGSSPAPAPNAGTAHQH